The genomic window ttttatacatgATTCTTACTTATTTTCAAAGCCTCAAAATCAGAGTTTGAGATATCCATTTACTAAAGGAATACAATGCCTTTTTATCACCTTCCTTTCTTCCTAAATAAATCATAGTTTTAGTTAGGTATTACATTGCCTTATCACTAGCTTAAGTAATGAGAAACAGTATTACTTTGTTTTTATAGTTTATTACTAAGTTGATAAACTCCATTATCTCTGCATTATTTACTTTGATTTTACtgctttttgtaatttcccttaCAGTGTGCTCTATAATTGAATTCTCGATGGTTTTTCTAATAATCTGTTAAGTGCATATTGACTTGAACTGaaaaataaagttgtttttctgacagaaagtAAATCTGATTTGGAAGATTGCTTTGATAATGAGGACTGCCTTTGTCCATTAGATTGTATGAAAGTTTTTAATAACTTGAATAAGTTAAATCTGCAAcctgaaaatttgaaaaaaatatatttgaaacatttcattaaaaacaaatcCTATTGGCACAGTTGTATTGGAATTAATATTTCAACTGTCCCGTCTTTCTAAGTAAATTGGACTAAACAAAGTGCATTTAAGTGAAGGAGTTAGAAAGCCTGTGTCCATCTGTCCTGGGAAAGCCTGTTGGTGTACTTCCAGAAACGAAGGCAGTTGTGACAGGGTCACGTGTGAGTGTGCAAGTCGGGTCATTTCAGTTCTGCTTCCCACCAATGGCGGATTAGAAACATAGATCACTATTTGATTTTTGGCATCTAACTCTGAAGAAGGTCAAAGAATTGAGTGGCATTGTTAGAATATCACTCCTTTCCATGTTCATAGGTATGTGACCAAGATTTCTGTGtttatacatataaaaacaaGAAAGGTTAAATTTGAAGCCAAACCTCTTCTCATTCCGGCAATATTTAATACTCAGCCTTGGATAAATGAACTCCCTAAAAAGAATACAtaattataataaattttgaataCCTTGTAATCACAggaatttaaaaacaatttcaaTTATTGGATTTATTTGatgtttacttcttttttttttttttttttttttacatatactcCACTGGATACATTTAACAGAATGATGCAacacttttgtttttaaaaaggaatatttATAGCACCCCAGAAATTAAGATTATATTATTTGCAACTACttgaatttataaagaaaaattagatGTGAACTTAAGGATGTATGAGGGtagtttgtaaatattttcaagAATACAAGAGCAATAATGTGTGAAGAACACTGCACTATAGGAGAGTTGCAGTGTCCAGAAAAGCAAACACTAAAATCAGTAACTCCCAGTCTTCTTTACCAATTGCTTTTCAATTCACGTATTCACACAGGCCTATATTATTTTTACAACTTGGAAAAAGTACTTTCTCTAGTGATATATCTCTAATTTTTGTAATGATGTAAACGGAAGAATAGGATTTTAAATTTAAGAGCTAACTATTCAATTCCAAAATTTCTTCTGTGAAGTAAGATATAAGCATATTAGGTAAAAATGCACCATCATGCAGTAGACAGACTACACAGGAGGTCTTTTTCTAAAAGTTGCTTAACTCCtgggataaaaataaaaagtcttcCAAGTATGTAAATCTCCTTTCCACAACCTTCCATAATAGAAACAATTTGAGGCAGGAATCACTTCTTGTGTTGACTATTTATAGTTGCAAAATCTAGAGTTGGCTCTCAGGAACCTTTGCAACAGTAATTCAGGATAATGAAGGAGGGGCTTTATTAACATGGAAAATTATTACTGTTTCgcaaagaaaatatttgtatgTAGTACAAAATTCAGAACGCTCAAAGGAGAGGGGAAGGtgacttattttttaatgtacatcTTTTGTCCCCTTTAAATTTTACCATGTGTAAGAATTAcctattaaaaaataagaatggaCTTACCAGGTCAAAGTGTGTATCTTAAAATTTGATAATTTCACTTACCTCAAGAAGTTGTGAGCCCTGAAAGAAGTTTTGCTGAATCCTACGCCCACCAGCAATGTTGGTGGGTGCCTgttccccctcccccagcttTGGCTAATAATGGATGATCTAATTGTTCGATAGCACATCTTTTCCATTACCATTTAAAAAACACTTAATAATGAGTTGTTCCTTCTTGGATCACCCTGTTTAAATTTCATGCTACTCCCTTTTGATTTATTCCAGGTCAAACTGGTGCAGGAAACAACTGGGCAAAGGGGCACTACACAGAAGGGGCCGAGCTGATGGACTCGGTGCTGGACGTGGTGAGGAAGGAGTGTGAGCACTGTGCCTGCCTGCAAGGGTTCCAGCTCACCCACTCCCTGGGCGGGGGAACAGGGTCTGGCATGGGTACTCTGCTCATCAGCAAGATCCGAGAGGAGTATCCCGATAGGATCATGAATACCTTCAGCGTCATGCCTTCCCCCAAAGTCTCTGACACCGTGGTGGAGCCCTATAACGCCACCCTGTCCGTTCACCAGCTGGTTGAGAACACAGATGAAACCTACTGCATCGATAATGAGGCTTTGTATGACATTTGCTTCCGTACCCTGAAGCTAACCACCCCCACCTATGGAGACCTGAACCACCTAGTGTCTGCCACCATGAGCGGGGTCACCACCTCCCTGCGCTTCCCCGGCCAGCTCAATGCCGACCTCCGCAAGCTGGCCGTGAACATGGTCCCTTTCCCCCGCCTCCACTTCTTCATGCCCGGCTTTGCCCCTCTGACGGCCAGGGGCAGTCAGCAGTACCGGGCCCTCACGGTgccggaactgactcagcagatGTTCGACGCCAAGAACATGATGGCGGCCTGTGACCCAAGACACGGGCGCTACCTCACCGTGGCCACCGTCTTCCGGGGCCCCATGTCCATGAAGGAGGTGGACGAGCAGATGCTGGCCATCCAGAACAAGAACAGCAGCTACTTCGTGGAGTGGATCCCCAACAACGTCAAGGTGGCCGTGTGCGACATCCCGCCCCGCGGCCTCAAGATGGCTTCCACCTTCATCGGCAACAGCACGGCCATCCAGGAGCTGTTCAAGCGCATTTCGGAGCAGTTCTCGGCCATGTTCCGACGCAAGGCCTTCCTGCACTGGTTCACAGGAGAGGGCATGGATGAGATGGAGTTCACCGAGGCCGAGAGCAACATGAATGACCTGGTGTCAGAGTACCAGCAGTATCAAGAAGCTACAGTTAATGACGGAGAAGAAACTTCTGAGGATGAAGAAGAGATGGATGAATAGAGGAGCTTCCCTTTCACAAATACTCAACACAGATGTTATTTCTTTAACCCTGGTGCATCTTGACCCTGACTGCTGCCGGAGTGATGCACTGCCTGAATCTGTTGGTGGAGACCCTTTCCAGATGCAGCAGTTGCATTCTCTATGGTGTGGAGTAAAGAAAGTACATTAAACTAGCAGAGAAGTGGCATCCCCCTCCCCCAGCAGATCAGCTGTGGAGATCCCCTCAAAAGGCCTGAGGGCCGGGGAGGGCTAACAACCTCACCTTCCACTGAGTGTTCACCCTGTCTGAGAATCAGCATGGAGGGAAGTTAGAGAAGTGTCCTTTCATCCGTTGTGACTAAACCTGAAGCAGTGCAGTGTTACCTTGTCTGAATACGCAATGTAGAACTCTGAAACACTCCAGCCATAATAAAACACCAAACATTGTTCATCAGTCTCTTCAGCTACTTACTTATTTGATAAGTTACTTTAGTTTGGTAGAATGGTTACTCTGTCGCTTCCCTTTGTTCCTGGGGGTAAACTGCCCCTGTAGCCCCTAAAGAGAACTGAAAGGGCCCTTCTCAAACTGGAGGCTTTAAGAGCGGTGGCTTACGGGTAGGGTACAAGCGCGAAAAAGACACTtcttccctgggtggtacaaaaggttagaATGTATGACTGCCAGCATACGTGGAGGTTCAGGTTCACctggaagtgcctcagaagaaaggcctggtggtctgcttctgaaaaatcagccatcaaaaacttggtggagcacagttctactctgactcacgcggggtcatcatgagtcagagtcaacctgaTGGCAGCCGGTTTCCCCATGGCAACCACCACCTAGTCCTCCCACAGAATTTACGAATTGCTTTGTCATGTCCTGGGCAGGTGTGTCCCAGCCTTCCGTAACAGCACAGCTAAGATGGCCAAGGGATCCATGGAAAGCAGCCTTGAACCTTCTGGATGCATCTGGGTGGGGGCGGGCGTAGGGACAGGAACACAAGGATTGTTCAGCTCCCGAGATGCTGTGCCTCTGTGAGCAGCTAGACCGATTGAGCCCAGACTGAAGGCTATGGGGCTTTCTTCTGGTGTAACTAATCACGTTATAGTTTTGAGAAACAGTCACATCTTCAACAAGGCCTTGCCAAACACAGTCCCCAGGAAGCTGCTGTTCACTAGTTCCTGATTCTGTCCCTCTGCCCCCTAAAAGCTAGTTGTGAGCATGTGACTgctttagccaaaaaaaaaaaaaaaatatatgagtgGCATGTCATTTCCAGGTGGACGTGTGTACATGGTGCTGGTGACTCCCCTGCTTTGCCCCAGCTGCCTCAAGGAACCCTGATTCCCCCTTCAAGGTGGTGGCAGTTGGCCCCAGTGAGCTGCTGAGCAGAACCCCTCTGAACTGTGCTGCAGAGTAAGAATGGTCGTTTCTCATGTGGAGTCACAGACCCAGGCTGCCCACGGCGTACCCTTGCCTGGCACCGCGGTGCTCCCTGGCCTGCACCAGTGTGTGATGACTCAGCACTCCAACCCCCGGCCTGGGCAAGACTGAGCCAGCAGCAGGACTGGATACCAGCGTGACAGCAGGTCCCCTTTGCAGAACTCAGCTGTTCTGTGAGgttacagtaaaaataaaaatcagctcACCATCCATGTTCTAACTGGAAAACATGTGAATCTCGGTTTATCTTGGAGGAGAGGAAAAGATGAGTGTGGTGAGTGCCAGTGCTGGGCTCCACAGCCCTCACAGTGGGCGGGCAAAGGCCTTATCGCTCTCCCTGGAGCAGAGGAAAACCACCAAGCCTAAGCTGCTGTCTCAGACCATCTAAGCCGCCAGAGCTCGAGTGCAGCTTGGCTCAGTGCAGTGCAGGGGGACATGGGTCACCCTCAGCAAGTCTTGTATGCAGGGCTGTCACCTGTCTTACTGGTACAGCTCGCCTAGTCCACAGAGGGCCCGGCCAGGCCCACCAGAGTCCAGGCAGCACCTTTTCCTTGCAGAAGCGCAGGTGGGGAGAAAGAGCATCTCTTAATCTTACAGTGCTGTGGAGAAACCACCCTAcatccccaactcatggcgaccccatacacatgaaccaaaacactgcctggtcctgcaccagccccatGACTGGCTGTGGACTGGACtgttgtgctctatagggttctcactagctgatttttggaagtagatcctttcttctagtctggaagctccgctgaaacctgttcagcatcagagtaacatgcaagcctccaatgaaGGACAGGTGGAGGACTGGCCGGGAACTAAACTGGGTCTCCTAcgcggaaggcaagaattctaccaacgaaccaccaatgcctcatgaCTAGGTAAATCTTAGTTTTAAAACAATTCTTCATTGAACTGCTTCCTAAACCTGTCCTACGAGGAAGCCAGGCAGTCATGGTACTTCTGTAGACTACTAGCAGAGGGTCCTTTTCTGCAACTATGCCAGTTACACCTCTTGTtgctgctgccgtcaagtcggctctgCCTCATGGCGTCCTCACgtgtgcctggtcctgcactgtttTCATGACCGTGGATTCCACAGCTCCCTTCTGGGAGCGGCAAGTGGGAGTTGATGGTTCCGACTACTTTACTGAGAAGCTGCAGGAAACCACTGCCGCAGGGCCTCAACACCTCAGCCTCACTCTTCCTTCCTGGACCCTGGGGGACAGTCTGGAACAGCCCCAACTTGCCATGATTACTCATCAACCCTAGACCCAGCCTGTGGGGAAAGCCTGCTCGTGACTGGTCAGTGAGGGTTAACCTGACACCGTCGCCCTGGATCCTTACACCCACCGACTCCCGGTGCATCGTGTACGTGTTATATCCAGAGTCTGGTATGTCAGTCCAGGACGCAAGAATCTAGACCCATTAACCCTCTTGTGGGAGCTGATGAGAAAAGGGTTCCCTCCAAAAAGCAGGAACACTTAATTCTTTGCCATGTATTTTCTCA from Loxodonta africana isolate mLoxAfr1 chromosome 11, mLoxAfr1.hap2, whole genome shotgun sequence includes these protein-coding regions:
- the TUBB6 gene encoding tubulin beta-6 chain, which codes for MREIVHIQAGQCGNQIGTKFWEVISDEHGIDPAGGYVGDSALQLERISVYYNESSSQKYVPRAILVDLEPGTMDSVRSGPFGQLFRPDNFIFGQTGAGNNWAKGHYTEGAELMDSVLDVVRKECEHCACLQGFQLTHSLGGGTGSGMGTLLISKIREEYPDRIMNTFSVMPSPKVSDTVVEPYNATLSVHQLVENTDETYCIDNEALYDICFRTLKLTTPTYGDLNHLVSATMSGVTTSLRFPGQLNADLRKLAVNMVPFPRLHFFMPGFAPLTARGSQQYRALTVPELTQQMFDAKNMMAACDPRHGRYLTVATVFRGPMSMKEVDEQMLAIQNKNSSYFVEWIPNNVKVAVCDIPPRGLKMASTFIGNSTAIQELFKRISEQFSAMFRRKAFLHWFTGEGMDEMEFTEAESNMNDLVSEYQQYQEATVNDGEETSEDEEEMDE